A window from Leguminivora glycinivorella isolate SPB_JAAS2020 chromosome 16, LegGlyc_1.1, whole genome shotgun sequence encodes these proteins:
- the LOC125234846 gene encoding olfactomedin-like protein 2A isoform X1 — MESAVHAAVPLRVGKKMRKRRELDALVGGGGARGGRLLSASSDEGEPWGRRTSRRRRSRPFVRLAAALALCVCVVSAATVLWLFVDVRRQIVSLRIEMDRVSTTSGAVGDALQVCHTASRELRANASVLSARLDKLAIEHAELVKRVEQTASELAAVSGQLAAAPKLADTPRRIAELQQTVGSFGSQITGFDETLASTRKQALAASAGVEEVKKLVQALDARSNETIANVTANGRREDDIKQEIATLNATLAGRVDALENKIQLYTKTTSTAAPTTTSTSTTTTTTTAAPPGPVKPNVLGVGQ, encoded by the exons ATGGAGAGTGCGGTCCACGCGGCGGTGCCACTGCGGGTCGGCAAGAAGATGCGCAAGAGGCGGGAGCTGGACGCTCTGGTCGGGGGCGGCGGCGCCCGCGGAGGCAGGCTGCTGTCCGCCTCGAGCGACGAGGGCGAACCCTGGGGCCGCAGGACCTCCCGCCGCCGCCGGTCCCGACCCTTCGTCCGCCTTGCCGCCGCCCTAGCCCTCTGCGTATGCGTCGTCTCCGCTGCTACGGTGCTATGGCTCTTCGTTGATGTTCGGAGGCAGATCGTCTCTCTTCGTATTGAAATGGACAGAG TATCAACAACTAGTGGCGCCGTCGGCGACGCCCTTCAAGTATGCCACACGGCGTCCAGAGAGCTCCGTGCCAACGCAAGCGTGCTGAGTGCGCGGCTGGACAAGCTGGCGATAGAACATGCAGAACTCGTGAAGCGAGTGGAACAG ACTGCCAGTGAGCTCGCAGCAGTGTCGGGACAGCTGGCCGCTGCACCCAAGCTCGCCGACACGCCGCGAAGGATCGCCGAGCTACAGCAGACAGTCGGCTCGTTCGGATCACAG ATCACGGGCTTCGACGAAACGCTAGCCTCAACGCGAAAGCAAGCGTTAGCTGCTTCGGCAGGCGTAGAAGAAGTCAAGAAACTAGTCCAAGCGTTGGACGCGCGGAGCAACGAAACCATAGCCAATGTCACCGCCAACGGGCGGAGAGAGGACGATATAAAGCAGGAGATAGCCACGCTCAATGCGACCCTAGCGGGACGCGTGGACGCCTTAGAGAATAAGATACAACTGTACACT AAGACGACGAGCACGGCGGCACCGACCACCACCAGCACGTCGACGACCACTACCACCACCACAGCTGCCCCGCCAG GTCCCGTCAAACCAAACGTTCTAGGCGTCGGCCAATGA
- the LOC125234845 gene encoding 2-amino-3-ketobutyrate coenzyme A ligase, mitochondrial isoform X2 has product MASGTFWMLNPVGLKVYAGKQATRQLHELNGKERAGVTKLREVLDDRLQEIKKAKTWKHERILTSPQDTKIRVQGAEGEFLNFCANNYLGLSNHPEVVEAAREGLRKYGAGLSSVRFICGTQTLHKELEHRLSQFHGREDTILYGSCFDANAGLFESMLTPEDAVFSDALNHASIIDGIRLCKAQKYRYPHRDLSELEHLLAHSEARIKLIVTDGVFSMDGNVAPLPGLRNLADKYRALLAVDDSHATGFLGATGRGTEEYCNIMGAADIICSTLGKAVSGAAGGYTTGPKELITLLRNVSRPYLFSNAPPPPVVAASLKSLDLVEGSSELRERLQQNTRSFREGLKAAGLTVAGDDHPICPVMVGEAPLAVELASGMLQRGIYVVAFSYPVVPKGGARVRVQLSAAHTPEDVNRAVHAFTEVGKNIGLIKG; this is encoded by the exons TATATGCTGGCAAGCAAGCAACCCGCCAGCTTCATGAGCTGAATGGCAAGGAGCGCGCGGGAGTGACAAAATTAAGAGAGGTCCTCGATGACCGGCTGCAAGAAATCAAGAAGGCTAAGACTTGGAAACATGAGAGAATCCTCACCTCTCCACAGGATACTAAA ATTAGGGTGCAGGGAGCAGAAGGAGAGTTCCTGAATTTTTGCGCAAACAATTATCTAGGATTATCG aATCACCCTGAAGTGGTGGAGGCGGCGAGGGAGGGCCTGCGCAAATATGGCGCTGGGCTCAGTTCCGTTAGATTCATTTGTGGCACACAAACTTTACATAAG GAATTAGAGCACCGCCTATCGCAGTTTCATGGGCGCGAGGATACCATCCTGTACGGGTCGTGTTTCGATGCGAACGCCGGCCTGTTCGAGTCTATGCTCACGCCAGAGGACGCTGTGTTCTCTGATGCGCTTAACCATGCTTCCATCATCGATGGGATACGGCTTTGCAAGGCGCAGAAGTACCGGTACCCGCATAGAGATCTCAGTG AGTTGGAGCACTTACTAGCACACAGCGAAGCGCGCATCAAACTCATAGTCACCGATGGTGTGTTTTCTATGGACGGCAATGTGGCTCCTTTACCCGGACTGCGGAACCTGGCTGACAAATACCGAGCACTGCTAGCGGTGGACGATAGCCATGCTACTGGCTTCTTGGGGGCTACTGGAAG GGGCACAGAAGAATACTGCAACATAATGGGTGCAGCGGACATCATCTGTTCAACGCTCGGCAAGGCTGTGAGCGGCGCTGCCGGTGGTTACACCACAGGGCCTAAAGAGCTCATCACACTGCTTCGAAACGTATCGAGGCCGTACCTGTTCTCCAACGCACCGCCACCGCCTGTGGTTGCTGCTTCACTGAAG TCGTTAGATCTAGTGGAAGGAAGCAGCGAGCTTCGCGAGCGCCTCCAACAGAACACCCGCAGTTTCCGCGAGGGTCTGAAGGCAGCTGGTCTGACTGTGGCGGGCGACGACCACCCCATCTGCCCCGTAATGGTTGGCGAAGCACCGCTGGCAGTTGAACTCGCCTCCGGAATGCTAC AACGTGGAATCTACGTGGTAGCATTCAGTTACCCAGTGGTACCGAAGGGCGGTGCGCGAGTTCGGGTGCAGCTCAGCGCGGCGCATACACCTGAAGACGTCAACCGGGCGGTGCACGCGTTCACTGAAGTTGGCAAGAACATCGGCCTTATTAAGGGCTAG
- the LOC125234845 gene encoding 2-amino-3-ketobutyrate coenzyme A ligase, mitochondrial isoform X3 — protein sequence MALRSQLLRTVYAGKQATRQLHELNGKERAGVTKLREVLDDRLQEIKKAKTWKHERILTSPQDTKIRVQGAEGEFLNFCANNYLGLSNHPEVVEAAREGLRKYGAGLSSVRFICGTQTLHKELEHRLSQFHGREDTILYGSCFDANAGLFESMLTPEDAVFSDALNHASIIDGIRLCKAQKYRYPHRDLSELEHLLAHSEARIKLIVTDGVFSMDGNVAPLPGLRNLADKYRALLAVDDSHATGFLGATGRGTEEYCNIMGAADIICSTLGKAVSGAAGGYTTGPKELITLLRNVSRPYLFSNAPPPPVVAASLKSLDLVEGSSELRERLQQNTRSFREGLKAAGLTVAGDDHPICPVMVGEAPLAVELASGMLQRGIYVVAFSYPVVPKGGARVRVQLSAAHTPEDVNRAVHAFTEVGKNIGLIKG from the exons ATGGCGCTCCGCTCGCAACTCCTGCGCACCG TATATGCTGGCAAGCAAGCAACCCGCCAGCTTCATGAGCTGAATGGCAAGGAGCGCGCGGGAGTGACAAAATTAAGAGAGGTCCTCGATGACCGGCTGCAAGAAATCAAGAAGGCTAAGACTTGGAAACATGAGAGAATCCTCACCTCTCCACAGGATACTAAA ATTAGGGTGCAGGGAGCAGAAGGAGAGTTCCTGAATTTTTGCGCAAACAATTATCTAGGATTATCG aATCACCCTGAAGTGGTGGAGGCGGCGAGGGAGGGCCTGCGCAAATATGGCGCTGGGCTCAGTTCCGTTAGATTCATTTGTGGCACACAAACTTTACATAAG GAATTAGAGCACCGCCTATCGCAGTTTCATGGGCGCGAGGATACCATCCTGTACGGGTCGTGTTTCGATGCGAACGCCGGCCTGTTCGAGTCTATGCTCACGCCAGAGGACGCTGTGTTCTCTGATGCGCTTAACCATGCTTCCATCATCGATGGGATACGGCTTTGCAAGGCGCAGAAGTACCGGTACCCGCATAGAGATCTCAGTG AGTTGGAGCACTTACTAGCACACAGCGAAGCGCGCATCAAACTCATAGTCACCGATGGTGTGTTTTCTATGGACGGCAATGTGGCTCCTTTACCCGGACTGCGGAACCTGGCTGACAAATACCGAGCACTGCTAGCGGTGGACGATAGCCATGCTACTGGCTTCTTGGGGGCTACTGGAAG GGGCACAGAAGAATACTGCAACATAATGGGTGCAGCGGACATCATCTGTTCAACGCTCGGCAAGGCTGTGAGCGGCGCTGCCGGTGGTTACACCACAGGGCCTAAAGAGCTCATCACACTGCTTCGAAACGTATCGAGGCCGTACCTGTTCTCCAACGCACCGCCACCGCCTGTGGTTGCTGCTTCACTGAAG TCGTTAGATCTAGTGGAAGGAAGCAGCGAGCTTCGCGAGCGCCTCCAACAGAACACCCGCAGTTTCCGCGAGGGTCTGAAGGCAGCTGGTCTGACTGTGGCGGGCGACGACCACCCCATCTGCCCCGTAATGGTTGGCGAAGCACCGCTGGCAGTTGAACTCGCCTCCGGAATGCTAC AACGTGGAATCTACGTGGTAGCATTCAGTTACCCAGTGGTACCGAAGGGCGGTGCGCGAGTTCGGGTGCAGCTCAGCGCGGCGCATACACCTGAAGACGTCAACCGGGCGGTGCACGCGTTCACTGAAGTTGGCAAGAACATCGGCCTTATTAAGGGCTAG